A window from Methylocystis sp. MJC1 encodes these proteins:
- a CDS encoding type II toxin-antitoxin system Phd/YefM family antitoxin, with protein sequence MRIVDIQEAKKQLSRLVEEAAKGEPFVIAKAGKPMVKVTALDAPEKKKVRRLGFLGGRISVPDDFDTMGASEIEGMFAGEE encoded by the coding sequence ATGCGTATTGTCGACATCCAAGAGGCCAAAAAGCAGCTTTCACGCCTCGTCGAGGAAGCGGCGAAGGGAGAGCCCTTCGTTATCGCCAAAGCTGGAAAGCCGATGGTGAAAGTGACCGCGCTCGACGCGCCCGAGAAGAAGAAGGTTCGGCGGCTCGGTTTTCTCGGCGGGAGAATTTCAGTCCCCGACGACTTCGATACTATGGGCGCCTCGGAGATTGAGGGCATGTTCGCGGGCGAAGAGTGA
- the tsaB gene encoding tRNA (adenosine(37)-N6)-threonylcarbamoyltransferase complex dimerization subunit type 1 TsaB encodes MRILAIDTALPAVSACVLDHDAEQPIASETIAMERGHAEAIMPLIERVMGKVEGGFSTIDRVAVAVGPGSFTGIRIGLAAGQAIALACKAEVVGVSTLAALAAPLILDAADSVIAAAIDARHGKVFVAAFGPDGRALLTPRRAGAHEALRALGDGPLLLIGSGAELLAKEARARGLAVKIVSEQAAPDIEFVARLGLAAKPETAPAKPLYLKEPDVTIAGKPQEAAPAPEPPPAPAEAAVAPPTALAETAPESSAQTITPSEKLASAPAQA; translated from the coding sequence ATGCGAATCCTTGCGATCGACACCGCCCTGCCCGCCGTTTCAGCCTGCGTGCTCGACCACGACGCGGAGCAGCCTATCGCTTCCGAGACCATCGCCATGGAGCGCGGTCACGCGGAAGCGATCATGCCGCTCATCGAGCGGGTCATGGGCAAGGTGGAGGGCGGCTTCTCCACCATCGACCGCGTCGCCGTCGCCGTGGGGCCCGGCTCCTTCACTGGCATTCGCATCGGGCTCGCCGCCGGGCAGGCGATTGCGCTTGCCTGCAAGGCCGAGGTGGTCGGCGTCTCGACGCTGGCCGCGCTGGCGGCGCCGCTCATTCTCGACGCAGCCGACAGCGTGATCGCGGCGGCGATCGACGCACGCCATGGCAAGGTCTTTGTCGCGGCCTTTGGCCCGGACGGCCGCGCCCTGCTGACGCCTCGCCGCGCTGGCGCGCATGAGGCGCTTCGCGCGCTGGGCGACGGGCCACTGCTTTTGATCGGCTCCGGGGCCGAGCTTCTCGCCAAGGAAGCCCGCGCGCGCGGTCTGGCGGTGAAGATCGTGAGCGAACAGGCCGCGCCCGACATCGAATTCGTCGCTCGCCTCGGCCTCGCCGCCAAGCCGGAAACCGCGCCCGCGAAGCCGCTCTACCTCAAGGAGCCCGACGTAACGATCGCCGGCAAGCCGCAGGAGGCTGCGCCGGCGCCCGAGCCCCCCCCCGCGCCGGCCGAGGCCGCCGTCGCGCCACCCACCGCCCTCGCCGAGACCGCGCCCGAAAGCAGCGCACAAACAATCACTCCCTCCGAAAAGCTCGCCTCCGCGCCCGCGCAGGCCTAG
- a CDS encoding GNAT family N-acetyltransferase → MSLIASFFAKPTFVVQPIGAERAEECEALHGASFAFGWSKIDFESYLTDPNVIADGAVTEGLRSRLGGFILSRLLPPDSEVLTFAVDPARRSVGLGRRILDKHLENLERGGARLVFLEVADDNEAALKLYYRFGFKEIGRRQNYYLRADGTKRAAVNLRLEM, encoded by the coding sequence ATGAGCCTGATCGCTTCTTTTTTTGCCAAGCCGACCTTTGTCGTTCAGCCCATCGGCGCCGAGCGCGCGGAAGAATGCGAGGCCCTGCACGGCGCCTCCTTCGCCTTCGGCTGGTCCAAGATCGACTTCGAGAGCTATCTCACCGACCCCAACGTCATCGCCGACGGCGCCGTGACCGAGGGCCTCAGAAGCAGGCTCGGCGGCTTTATCCTATCGCGCCTGCTGCCCCCGGACTCCGAAGTGCTGACCTTCGCCGTCGACCCGGCGCGGCGCAGCGTCGGGCTCGGCCGCAGGATCCTCGATAAGCATCTGGAAAATCTGGAGCGCGGCGGAGCGCGACTGGTGTTTCTGGAAGTCGCGGACGACAACGAGGCGGCGCTGAAGCTCTATTACCGCTTCGGGTTCAAGGAGATTGGCCGGCGGCAGAATTATTACCTGCGTGCCGACGGGACAAAGCGCGCAGCGGTGAATTTGAGACTGGAGATGTGA
- the miaB gene encoding tRNA (N6-isopentenyl adenosine(37)-C2)-methylthiotransferase MiaB, which produces MNVYDATRMADLLGREGYAETADEAEADLVILNTCHIREKAAEKIYSELGKLALEKREREASGRGMKIVVAGCVAQAEGEEVLRRQRAVDLVVGPQSYHRLPGLLKQAKGGQRLTDTEFAVEDKFDALPQPSRAQIRARGVSAFVTVQEGCDKFCSFCVVPYTRGAEVSRPVGDIVAETRRLVDAGVREITLIGQNVNAYCGADEEGADWSLARLLAHLSEMQGIERLRYTTSHPVDMAQDLIDAHEAIPKLMPFVHLPVQSGSDRVLKAMNRKHTVADYLDIIARLRKARPDVAMSSDFIVGFPGETDEDFEATMALVREAGFASSFSFKYSPRPGTPGAERADQIDEEVKRARLAALQTLLEEQRQAFNAATVGRTIDVLFEKPGRHEGQIAGKSPYMQPVHVSGPADMIGEVGRVAIVAAGSNSLAGRLMGEGEEAKA; this is translated from the coding sequence ATGAATGTCTATGACGCGACGCGCATGGCGGATTTGCTCGGCCGCGAGGGCTATGCCGAGACCGCGGATGAAGCCGAAGCTGATCTCGTCATTCTCAACACCTGCCATATCCGCGAGAAAGCGGCCGAGAAAATCTACTCCGAGCTCGGCAAACTGGCGCTCGAAAAGCGCGAACGCGAGGCCTCTGGCCGCGGGATGAAGATCGTCGTCGCCGGCTGCGTGGCGCAGGCCGAGGGCGAGGAGGTCTTGAGGCGCCAGCGCGCGGTTGATCTCGTCGTCGGCCCGCAGAGCTACCACCGCCTGCCCGGTCTGTTGAAACAGGCGAAGGGCGGCCAGCGCCTCACCGACACGGAATTCGCCGTCGAAGACAAGTTCGACGCCCTACCCCAGCCGAGCCGCGCGCAAATCCGCGCCCGCGGCGTCTCCGCCTTCGTCACGGTGCAGGAGGGATGTGACAAATTCTGTTCCTTCTGCGTGGTTCCCTACACGCGCGGCGCGGAGGTCTCCCGGCCTGTTGGGGATATCGTCGCCGAAACCAGACGCCTCGTCGACGCCGGGGTGCGCGAGATCACGCTCATCGGGCAGAATGTGAACGCCTATTGCGGCGCGGATGAAGAGGGCGCGGACTGGAGCCTCGCCCGCCTCCTGGCTCACCTTTCAGAAATGCAGGGGATAGAGCGCCTGCGCTACACCACCAGTCATCCTGTCGACATGGCGCAGGATTTGATTGATGCGCATGAGGCGATTCCAAAGCTCATGCCCTTTGTCCATCTCCCCGTGCAGTCGGGCTCGGACCGCGTGCTCAAAGCCATGAACCGCAAGCATACGGTTGCCGACTATCTCGACATCATCGCCCGTCTGCGCAAGGCGCGGCCGGATGTGGCGATGTCGTCCGACTTCATCGTCGGCTTCCCGGGCGAGACGGACGAAGATTTCGAGGCCACTATGGCGCTCGTGCGGGAAGCCGGCTTCGCGTCGAGTTTCTCCTTCAAATACTCCCCCCGTCCAGGCACGCCCGGCGCGGAGCGCGCGGATCAGATCGACGAAGAAGTCAAGCGCGCGCGTCTCGCCGCACTTCAGACGCTGCTCGAAGAACAGCGTCAGGCTTTCAACGCTGCGACGGTCGGTAGAACGATCGATGTGCTGTTCGAAAAACCCGGCCGCCACGAGGGTCAAATCGCTGGCAAAAGTCCCTATATGCAGCCTGTGCATGTCAGCGGCCCCGCTGACATGATTGGCGAAGTGGGCCGGGTCGCGATCGTCGCGGCGGGCTCCAATTCGCTGGCGGGCCGGCTTATGGGTGAGGGCGAGGAGGCGAAGGCTTGA
- a CDS encoding NifU family protein — translation MFIQTEATPNPATLKFLPGQNVLGQGAMEFRSREAAANAPLAQALLAIDGVEAVMYGGDFVSVTKNEADWAHLKPAILGTIMEHFASGAPLFTDGGSAVADHGGEFYDPADAETVATIKELIETRVRPAVAGDGGDIVFRGFRDGVVYLGMKGACSGCPSSTATLRNGIENLLRHFVPQVKAVEPA, via the coding sequence ATGTTCATCCAGACCGAAGCCACCCCGAACCCCGCCACGCTGAAATTCCTGCCCGGCCAAAATGTCCTTGGCCAGGGCGCCATGGAGTTTCGTTCGCGCGAGGCGGCCGCCAACGCGCCGCTGGCGCAGGCGCTGCTCGCGATCGACGGCGTCGAGGCGGTGATGTACGGGGGCGACTTCGTCTCCGTCACCAAGAACGAGGCCGATTGGGCGCATCTCAAGCCTGCGATCCTCGGCACGATCATGGAGCATTTCGCCTCCGGCGCGCCGCTCTTCACCGACGGCGGCTCGGCTGTGGCCGACCATGGCGGCGAGTTCTACGACCCGGCGGACGCCGAGACGGTGGCGACCATCAAGGAGCTGATCGAGACCCGCGTGCGCCCGGCGGTGGCCGGCGACGGCGGCGACATCGTCTTCCGCGGCTTTCGCGACGGTGTCGTCTATCTCGGCATGAAAGGCGCCTGCTCGGGCTGCCCCTCCTCGACCGCGACGCTGCGAAACGGCATCGAAAACCTGCTGCGCCATTTCGTGCCGCAGGTGAAGGCGGTGGAGCCGGCTTAA